The genomic stretch TTATAATTTCATTACACTTCAGGATACTCAACTCATTATGAGCAAtattctattatttaatttcaattatatacacCGAATGGTCCGaaatatgtttattccGTCAAACACATAAACACACTAAAACGATCTATCATtctgtatatttgtattattattacttgTTTTCGGTATAATATCGGATAAACGACTGTTTCGATCACTGTTTACCAATTTTTTCCAATattatcttatttttttgatCAATAACTGGTTGAATCAGTTGGGCAACTCCAAAATGATATTTttcacttacacattttctaTCCACTTTGCATATGCCAATAtcagtaaattttaatcaatattaGAGAAGGAAGACTATGTATCACTCtttgtttaatttcatTCCGTGCCTGATATTACAATGGCCAGCTAGCTAATATAGACTCACGTCAAGTATTATTACTGCAAATTATCGcatttacttaatttttaattttttaaaaccgGTATGACTGAATAAACATTCAGGAATTCTCCTTGACTTCCTTGCCTTTTACCTCTTGTGCTCTCCATTTCTGGTAAGTGTTGTTTCGGCTCTTTTCGACTACATTAAGGCACTTGAAACACAGTGATTTATTTTGTGCATGTacagtatttttatttctaccACTTTTTTGAATAGAATCTCCAGCTTATTATATGCACCTCCACGCCTTCACATTCACCACGATGACATGTAAATCCTAAACAATCTCGAGGTTATCGTTACTTTATAGGCTTACAAGCTAAATACTGTCACAGAAATCATATTTCCGTGGCTTAGTTACTAAATGTGTTGATTGGAAGCTGACAAAGATAATAGAAGGTTATCTGGAGCTTTAATGCCAAAATGGACCACCAATAGCCTGGAATAATTTACTCTAGTTAAAGGATTCCACTTATATTGAGGTCCAgtctaattttaaatttattaattaactaatttaaCTCAAGTTCCCATTAAATTTTACCTCTTTTACTGTTGAAGTGGTTTAAAGGTCAAAATTTTATCACCCTTTTCGAGTTTATTGCATTGTTATAGTATTTCGGTACTGTAACATGTTTCTTCACGGGTTAATTAATAGATTTATGGCAGAATTTCATCGTTTTGTCTACTAATTTATAAGTTCATTAGCCTTTTTTGTTAACTGTTCTCACCTAATTGGCGTTACCAATTGGTACTTTGTAGCGTTTAAACACCTTACGCCTAACTCTAAGCAACTTTATCATCTTCTAACACTTCTGATAGCATATTACTTAAACACAAAATCACTCATTAAACCAGTTTAAAGCAAAGATGGAAGTGAATGATCACATTGACGACCACATACTGGCcatgtataaaattatacaaaagaTAGGGAAGGGCGCTTACGGCATAGTCTGGAAGGCCCTGAAGAAGGACACGAATGAGGTCGTAGCGCTAAAAAAGATCTTCGACGCGTTCCGAAACTCCACAGATGCTCAGAGGACGTACAGGGAGATCATGTTCTTGCAGAAGTTGAAAAAGTGTCCAAACATCGTAAAATTAATGCACGTATATCCTGCGGATAACAACAGAGACGTATATTTGGTTTTTGAGTATGTTGAGACTGATTTACATGCTGTGATAAGATCAAACATATTGGAAGATGTGCACAAGAAGTATATTCTATATCAACTCTTGAAGtcaattcattttatacacacaggTTTGAAACTTTGACTTTGATtctaaaataacatttattcagatatttatattaactaGCTAGATAGCCGATATGTATTAGCTAGCTGCCTAGATACAAATTAGTAGTGGCTTCGATAGTTATCCATATGCCTTTTGACGATAttctaataataattaggTGAATTGTTACATCGCGATTTGAAGCCTAGCAACATATTACTCAACAGTAAGTGTGCAATAAAACTAGCGGATTTCGGATTGGCTAGAAGCGTGGCTCCAAATAATAACACCATGGCAAAGGACTTGAATCAGTCAATAAGTAAAACCCTCGTAAAGGATAAAGGGAACACAGGTAACGATTAATATATACTGAAAGGCTAAATAGCTACTAGCGGAgataaataacatttagTGATACTTAGATACACCACTTAGCAAAACACTAATGTCACCGTAGAAACAGAAAAGGACATCGTGATGACGGATTACGTCGCAACCAGATGGTACAGAGCACCGGAGATCCTGGTGGGAAGCACGAAGTACACGAAGGGAGTGGACATGTGGGCAATAGGCTGCATATTCGGAGAGATGCTGATGGGAAAGCCACTCTTCCCAGGAAGCTCGACAATCAATCAGCTGGGCAAGGTGATCACGTTCACAGGAATGCCGAGTGAGTCGGACATGGACTCGCTGGGCTCACCCTTCACGAAGGTGATGATCACGAGTCTGGGAAACATAGAGAAGAAGCCGATGAGAGAGTACTTCCCGAAGGCAGAGGAGGAGGcgctggacctgctgacgAGCCTGCTGCAGTTCAACCCGAACAAGAGAATCACGACAGTAAACGCACTCAACCACCCGTACCTGGCGGCATTCCACAAAAGCAACATTCTGCCGAGTCTGACGAGAGCAATCAGCATACCAGTGTGCGACAACATCAAGTACGACCTGATAAACTACCGCCACCTGATATACAAGTTCATACAGCACTCGAACGCGGGAGGTGGCCAGAAGGGGAACAACGGGACCTCGACGAGCAGCAGCGCCACAAGCAACACGTCGCATAACCAATACGTGCCCTCGACGATCAGCATCAACTCACACAACAGCATAGGAAGCACGCACAGTAACGTAAATAACAGTAGAAACAACGTAAATAATAACGGAAACGGAAACAGCGGAGTTGGAGTAGCAGGGATGGCTGGTAACATAGTACAGACAAACAGCGCAGGAATGGTGAAAACAAATTCAGTAAAGGGAGCTGTGTACAGCAACGGAGGAAACAGTAACGGAGAAGACAACTACAGCGCAAACGTTAGATACTATAGCATCAACGACGAGGATCAAAACATGGTGAATAGACgcatatacacaaacacaatGCCGGCACTGCAAGGGCAAAACGCAGGGAACAACAGTAACATGGCAGGACTGGCAACGACAATGGGCACCACGATACACAAGACAGTAGGAATGGGAGGAAACGGCAATATGAAGAGCAGTGCAGGCTCAAATAAAAGTGAAAAGCACAGACTGTCAATAGAGCACATGAAGTCAAAAAAGGGTAGCGTACTTAAGCCAGTGCCACAAAACTATGCCAAACACGGATACATGGGCCACGGGAACGGAGGAAACAACTACCAGGGTAACGGAGGAAGCTTCGGAGGGAACAACGCAAGTAACGGAGGATACAACGGTAACAACTACCAGGGGAACGGAGGATACATGGGACAGGGGTACGGAAGCTACGATTACAGCAATGGAGGTAACCTGATGAACGAATACATAAGCTACGACTACACAAAAGGAGCAAACATGGGAGTTAACATGGGCCAGGGATACGCAACCTACGACTACAGCAATGGAGGTAGCATGGTAGGAATGAATGGAGGAGCAAACATGGTAGGAATGAACACAGGAGCAAACTTAGGAGCTAACATGGTAGGGCTGAGCGGAGATAACGGAGGAGCGAGCCTGGCAAACGCGACGGGAGGAAGCCACGTCTACAAGGAAGGTAAAATGAACTCGATATTCCCACTGTGTAAGTTCGTGCCGAAAAAGCAGGACCCGTACCCGAGGACGAACTCAATGAAGTCGTTTTACAGACGAAACGAGTAAAAATAGGAAGGAAGGAATATGGAACATGGACCCCGGGTGGTAGAGATGAATAATGGAAGGAATGGTGAAGAGGAGGCCACAGGAGAAGAGCCGGGAACAAAGGAGGATTGGTATCCGAAGTGGAGCTACAAGGGAGCGTAAAGAGACCAAGAGAAGACGGAGAGACGTGGACGATAATGACACAAAGACAGAGTAACACTTGCAACATCgcataatattttacacattacatGGGGAGCACAGCTAGTTAGTATGTTTTATACTCAACACAAGTAAATaaagttttaaaatgattaatgGTAGTCTTAGAACACTGAGAGGAGGTGTAACGGCTCGATTAAGCAGTCTGAAAGGGATCCACGGAGTGGACGGCCACCCTACTGGGAGCAGAGAGTCGATGAAGGAGACGAAAAGATGGCTCAACGTCACAGAATACGTGGGAatgacgctgctgaagaaaaataaagtcCCAGTGCCAATTTTTAAGCTGGCTTCCACTACGGAGGAGGCGGAAAAGATGGGAAAGCTGATCCTGGAAAGCTCAACGTCAAAATCACTGGTGGTGAAGGCGCAGGTGCTCACgggaggaagaggaaaggGCAAGTTCGCACACACGGGCCGCTCGGGAGTGGAGGTGGCGGCCTCGGCCCCGGAAGCAGCGGAGTGCGCAAAGGGCATGCTCGGAAACTACCTGACGACGAAGCAGACCGCAGGAAAGGGAGTGCTCTGCAACGAAGTGCTGCTGGCGGAAAAGCTGAACCTGGTGCGCGAAAGGTACCTCTCCTTCATGCTCGACCGCACCTCGGGAGGCATCGTGGCAATCGCGACGAGGCACGGGGGCGGCAACGTCGAGGAGATAGCCGAGAAGGACCCCGCAGCAGTGCTGAAGCTGCAGGTGTGCCCGCTGAAGGGCCTGACGGACGAGGACGTGAGCAGGCTCGTCGCACACCTCGACTTCTCGGACGCGTCGCAGGCGGCGGACTTCGTGCGCAGGCTCTACGCGGCCTTCCTCAAGCTCGACGCGACGCTGCTCGAAATCAACCCGGCGGCGGAGACGGACGAGGGCAGAGTGCTCGCCTGCGACTCGAAGATTTCGGTCGACGACAACGCGAAGTACAGGCAGCAGGAGGTCTTCGCGGCAGGCTGCGAGGCGCGCACGAGGGAGGAGTCGGAGGCTGAGAAGGCGGACCTGAACTACATATCGCTCGACGGCAACGTCGCCTGCATCGTCAACGGCGCGGGCCTCGCCATGGCCACGCTCGACCTGATTCAGTTCCACGGGGGCTCGGCGGCGAACTTCCTCGACGTCGGCGGCAACTCGACGAGCGAGACGCTCTCGAAGGCGCTCGACATCGTTAACTCGGACGCGAACGCGAAGGTGCTGCTGGTGAACATCGTCGGCGGCATTGTGCACTGCGACAAGTTCGCGACCTCGTTCATCGAGGCGAGCAGGCGCCTGGTGCGCCAGCTGCCGGTGGTGATACGCCTGCAGGGCACGAACGCCGACGTggcgaagaagctgctgaacgagGCGAACATTCCGCACCTCTTCTGCACGGACTTCGACTCGGCGTGCAAGTCGGCGGTCGAGATGGCGAATTCGTGAGCACTGGTCCTTGCCAGACCTTCAAAGTCGTTTTGTAAGCACCGGCCACCAACAGACTACTTGTAGCGCTAACGGGTTACTCCTGGGTGCTGTGTGTATACTTGTAGATACCGTGCGCCTCCCAATAGGTGCAATGTATGgaaatttaaacattaaatagAGCATTAATTCCTTTTCTTGAGTTGCAATGAAAATGACATCATTTGATCAATAGCCTAAAGGGCAATTAGCAATGTTATTGGAATTATCGGTGCAGGTGCCAGtactattttaaactaCTGTGGGTCGACAAACCTGTAGTATGTGCTGATCAGACTGCTTCCTAGCAGTGCTTGTGGCCTCAAGAGcgtatttaatattattcagTTCATTGGTTATGTAGTTGTAAAATACTTCGTTCTCGTTTTCAAAAGTTCTGAATGGCCCattaaaatagtattaCAACATTAGGTTAAACACAATAGATGCTTGTGTAACCATGTAGATATAGGTATGTGTAAGCATAggtttatgtgtaagtataggtttatgtgtaagtattggtttatgtgtaagtaatcagttaataataataaataataataatgtgaTTGATAATGTAATATTGCTGTAGTAAAACGTACTGTTTAATTTGGCTAATATTGTTTCTAATctcatttacacactcatTGTTCCATAAGTTGTTGTCGTTGATCTGCAAAGAAGTTAGGTTAAAATGGGAATTGATTGAAACAAACTTTGATTTTATTAGTATTCTGCAAGTAGCATATTTTATCCAATATGCTGGTGTCCTTATCGGCCTTAGATATAATGTCATTCTTGATACTGCTCTCTAATTCATTTATGTCGTTTTCAACCATCTCAAAGTAAGCctaatcaaatattaataaaccAGTAAGCAGTAAACTAGCCGTAGGTGAAAGAGTTAGCCAATGGCTATTTTAGCTTACACATacgtttttatttaacttttgATCCAATTCATTCACTGAATTCTCTagtgttacacatttgtcgATTAAAACGTCCAATTTCTCCTACGAGTCGCAATTAAATGGGTAAACTTACAGCCAGAAGGTgtacctttttatttaacttaTTCTGAACATTGTTTAACATCCTGTTTGCAGCATCTTCGGTCATTTTTTTGAGTGTTTCCCTTGATAAAACCCTATCATTAGATTCTTTCACAAGCTGATCGTTCAAACTTGACAAAGTATCATGTATTctctaaattaattaaaagtCATGGTTGCATAAGAATGTGTGAATCGGCTTTTGagaaaaatatttaattaactAAGTAACTCAGAAGTATTGACATGAACAAAGCATACATTAAACTTAATATCATCCTCTTCTCTCTGCTTAATCTTCGAATTTAGCATGGAGTTCTCAAAAGTGGTTAATTTATCACGAATTGAGCTCAAACTGGGTTTATCCTCGAGGCTATTGGTGGTTGACATACGCTCGAGACAATCCgccattttaaattgcgattataaattaaataagaCTATTATACAGGTATAAagtacaaatattatagaGAGGTAACAACAGTTGATAATTACGACGAAAATAttatagtgtgtataaaaaataggGAAACTAGAAAATTGGTACCTAACCATTAAGAACAGCAAAGTGGCAAagaataaacataaattatgaaAGTTAAATGTCAAAGATGAAGCGATAATGGACGAAAATCGGAGTATTATTGATTAATATCACTCCAGTGTTTAAACGCAGATTTATTCCTGGAATCCATGTGATTCAAGTCATCAAATGGTATTACTAGACCGATAAACCAGgagaattaaaatatatataatttctACACAGctatgtgtattattaacCTCAATCTCATAAAAGATGGAATTTGGTGAATATCAAGGAGTCAAtcttgtttaaatattttaaacccATTTTACTATAAAgaaatattgtatatattattacaaatttttattaaaagttGAGATTCCTCTAATATACTTGACCCCCATCTTTGGCATCACTAttcttttattaaaataatacgGTAGATTgccttttaattttattattcagtTCAACCTcattacattaattttttaaatacatattaccACCTATATACCCTATAAGTACGTTATTCtctacttatttatttacgCTCATTTCtcctattttaaatttacctttattttaacaacctTTTAACTAATTCTTAGGATGCCcttgtttaaaaagtttGTTGAACCTGGTCGTCTATGTCTTTTGACATACGGACCTAACTCTGGAAAGGTAGATTCTGTGCTGTATCATATGTATTTACTTGGCTCCACTTAAGTATCTAAAACGTATTTTGACCAATTCCTCTCACTAATTCACTTCGTTTAGCTTGTTTTCGTGGTTGATGTGGTCACTCCCTCAAGGATTCTCGTCGATGGTGCTGACGTTACAGGGTATCTTTAatattcatcttcattCAGTTAATCACTCCTAGAACTACACCAAGTAAACTATGAAATTCGCCCTAATTATTGTTCTTAGTGTTAAGAGGCAGCAGGTTCCAAAGACCTGGCTTAAGTTGACTGACGTTAAGGTCGACCTACAGAGAGGTGCGAAGACCAAGACCGTTTCCAAGGTCGCCAAGGCCGAAAAGGCCCTAGAGCTGTTCGACAAAACGTCCCTCGGAAAGAAGCTCCGCGTTGtagagaagaagaagaacttGAACGACTTCCAGAGGTTCAAACTAATGGTAGCGCAGCGCCAGAGGAGGAAGCTTCTGAAGCTTTAAATGCCGTGTTGAAATTCGCAACTAATTTACTGATACTCGACCATATATGATAGTTATTAATGCCATTATTGATGGTACTATTACTGCCACAAGTTTACTACTGATACAATACTGTTACATGTTTACTAGTACAATACTACAGTTACTGTTAcaactattactactaataatattacACCACTACTACCATTAATGTTACCACTGATACAATACTGTTACCACGTAcgtgtaaatattaacaattagATTGCGTCTATTTCGCCGAAGATGTGCACACTCACGTTCGACAGCAGAGACGCCCCTTCTTCCAACTTGGACTTCAGGTGCTTTATCCTCTGCTTAGCAGTGTCGAGCTCGTTTTTGTAGTACTGAAGGCTCTTTCCCAGGGTCCTAATCTGCAGAGAGTACGACtcctgcttcttcagctccttcagcgcCAGGGACCAGGAGTTCAtctccagcagcacgtACTCAGATAGCTTCTGGTGGTTTTTCAGCATGTTTTGCAGCTTCACAGTCTCGTTGCCCATGAGCATGTCAACCACCCTGGTCAGCTCCGCAGAGTAGCGCCTGCAGTCGTCGACGTGGAACTCCGTGTCGAAGCGCTGCCCAAAGTAGTCTGCATAGACCTTCGTCGACAGCTGGTGCTCCCAGGTTGAGAAGAATATTAGCAGCTCGTGCAGGTCactcagcagcagctgccTGCAGATGTTGTTCCCAAGGAACGACTCTGacagctcctcgtccacCTTGACGCCGTCCTCCATCACTATAAAGTCCCCGTTAGAGTGCTTTTGAGCGCCGTTCGCGTATGCCTCCAACGAGTGGTGCAGCTGGTGCGCCAGCCTATACGGCCTGAGTCCGTGGTTCTTACAGTGCCTTATGAACCTCGTCGACTTCTTCACTGAGTAGCTTGCCTCCATTTTTTGGTGGCTTGTGAACGAACTCAATATATCTATTATCGGATCATACACTTTGTTCAGTATGCTGACCACCTTTTCGTACGTTTCCTTCAGGTACGCTGTCGACATCTCGACTACCTTTTCCTGGATGTCGTAGTACAGCTTCGTCTGGCACTGGTCACTGTATTCGTAATCCTCCTTGTTAAGGCCGTACTTTTCCAACTTGATTTCGAATTCTGCCGACAGGTTCTTGAACTTCTTCACAGAATCGAACTCCTTGAGCTTGTAATCATTTAACTACACacagtttattattagtggttgtaaattagttatGGTAAATTAGTGCTGGTAACTACCTACTAGTGCTACTAAATAGTTAGTAACCTTgactattttttattagtaACCATACCTCGTTTGTTATTGCCACTAGGTTTTTTTTCAGGAATGGGATGTAGTAGGTTACGTATTTGTGTAGTAGCTGGTGGTATGAGACCATGTACAGGTTGTGTTTGTTGAATTTTTTGAGCGCCTTGTCCACCTTTTGCATCGGCTGAAACGTGTATTGTCCAATGAAATTAACCGCCTTCCCTTCGGGGGTCTACACGAGTGCATTACTACCAATATTTACTCAACCAGTTACGTACCAAAGGTAACTCTAACTTAACTGCTCATGCATAAATaccaatatttacttaaCTAGCCACGTATCAACAGAAATGCTAACACATCAACGCTACTTAACCATACCAATACCTATCTACTGTGTACATTTTTGAGCAGCTCGAAGGCCTCCGTCAGTGGGTCGTACCACTCCGTATACTCTTCACTCGCTTTACTGACTATCACCCTGACCATTTCCGGGAGTTTACTCTCGTAGagtatgtttaaattacagTAGTCCTCCAAGTCTACACTGTTGTCATCTTTGGCATAAATAGCTTAAATATTCTAGTTATATAACCGCTAATATCATTAACATATTGTTCACGTGGCCAATAACAGCAACACCGTGCTAATTATGCAAAAACTACAGCTTTAACCACTAGTTACACAGATAACTGTCTTCTAACACACTAATTAACTGATAAATGCTTCAACTTCCAACTCTACGacttattatatttactattttacttatttttacttaataGCCTACCTAGAAGCTTTGTTGCGTAATCGTTTGGCAATTTGCCTCTGGCACATAACCAGTTTAACAAGTGATTATATGCTACATCTACtttatccattttattcagtTCCCTTCCTTCCCttagtattttttattttatttctttgttacatttgttttattaaattttacttatcATTTGCtctccttttttattacaatcAACACCACTTAAGATTCCATCCTCTCCCTACACAATCACTTATCTATCACCCTTTTTCATCACCAATTCCTTTCTatcctattttacatcatttttcattacaaattaaccgtttatataatatttttgattCACACATTCCTTTGTACCGCTATTTAATTCATATACTATGCCTACACATTATACGACAGTCACACATCATCACTACTTATCAATGCATTTCTTTTACTATTACATTAAGGTATAAGTTTCTTAAATACAATGTTCTTCAAATTTGAGGGTATCACCAACAATCCAACCACCAGTACTATACATCCTCCGACTGCATATAAAGTCTACACATTCATTAGTTACTATCAATCGACGTCAACTATATGCTACTATAGTTGTtgcttttattattattgttgtttaattactattattattaatactattgtataataattattattattgttttattattattattattgttgtccctttattattattactattgtataattattagTACCACAACTGCCCTTGTTATAACTTACCTTCCTATTTCTGTCACTTTCCATTACAAATTCTATATAATCTGTTCCCTTGTCTATAGGACACACCATTAGTCATTTGTATTCAGtgttaatgtaaatattgCATTACAAGTACTATCTATTATTCATGCCACTATTATCTCTGTTGCAATATTTCTTATTAACTGCTTATTCATAACTTACCTATTTGTTCTGACGATAACAGTATTTGATTTTCCAAACTCGATATGTTATCTCCTCTCTTCTTAATGATGCTGTTCAACTCCGCAAACAGCTCATTCAGGTCTCTCGCGTCTAAACATTACTATTAGTACAGTCACAATTGATAAGTATCCTCTCATAAAACCCTACTAATACAACACTTCCTCTATCTACCAACGCTTTCACCAATAACCACAGCATCTATTTACTACTAAGCTTCTGCACAACTAGTTATCTTCACTTACTCTGCTCTAGTATTTGTATGTCCTTCGTTCTATTGCTGATCTCATTCAACAAACTCTTGTCATCCTAAGTTACATTCACTCGTTAGGGTGCTAAACCAACTTACCATATCACTGACTTCATTGTCAATAACGTTCGTGGCCACTAATGCTCCCCTGTTACTGCTGTTCT from Theileria orientalis strain Shintoku DNA, chromosome 1, complete genome encodes the following:
- a CDS encoding protein kinase, whose amino-acid sequence is MEVNDHIDDHILAMYKIIQKIGKGAYGIVWKALKKDTNEVVALKKIFDAFRNSTDAQRTYREIMFLQKLKKCPNIVKLMHVYPADNNRDVYLVFEYVETDLHAVIRSNILEDVHKKYILYQLLKSIHFIHTGELLHRDLKPSNILLNSKCAIKLADFGLARSVAPNNNTMAKDLNQSISKTLVKDKGNTETEKDIVMTDYVATRWYRAPEILVGSTKYTKGVDMWAIGCIFGEMLMGKPLFPGSSTINQLGKVITFTGMPSESDMDSLGSPFTKVMITSLGNIEKKPMREYFPKAEEEALDLLTSLLQFNPNKRITTVNALNHPYLAAFHKSNILPSLTRAISIPVCDNIKYDLINYRHLIYKFIQHSNAGGGQKGNNGTSTSSSATSNTSHNQYVPSTISINSHNSIGSTHSNVNNSRNNVNNNGNGNSGVGVAGMAGNIVQTNSAGMVKTNSVKGAVYSNGGNSNGEDNYSANVRYYSINDEDQNMVNRRIYTNTMPALQGQNAGNNSNMAGLATTMGTTIHKTVGMGGNGNMKSSAGSNKSEKHRLSIEHMKSKKGSVLKPVPQNYAKHGYMGHGNGGNNYQGNGGSFGGNNASNGGYNGNNYQGNGGYMGQGYGSYDYSNGGNLMNEYISYDYTKGANMGVNMGQGYATYDYSNGGSMVGMNGGANMVGMNTGANLGANMVGLSGDNGGASLANATGGSHVYKEGKMNSIFPLCKFVPKKQDPYPRTNSMKSFYRRNEGGHRRRAGNKGGLVSEVELQGSVKRPREDGETWTIMTQRQSNTCNIA
- a CDS encoding uncharacterized protein (SF-assemblin family protein) yields the protein MADCLERMSTTNSLEDKPSLSSIRDKLTTFENSMLNSKIKQREEDDIKFNRIHDTLSSLNDQLVKESNDRVLSRETLKKMTEDAANRMLNNVQNKLNKKVHLLAEKLDVLIDKCVTLENSVNELDQKLNKNAYFEMVENDINELESSIKNDIISKADKDTSILDKICYLQNTNKIKINDNNLWNNECVNEIRNNISQIKQTFENENEVFYNYITNELNNIKYALEATSTARKQSDQHILQAIDQMMSFSLQLKKRN
- a CDS encoding succinyl-Coa ligase, subunit, translating into MINGSLRTLRGGVTARLSSLKGIHGVDGHPTGSRESMKETKRWLNVTEYVGMTLLKKNKVPVPIFKLASTTEEAEKMGKLILESSTSKSLVVKAQVLTGGRGKGKFAHTGRSGVEVAASAPEAAECAKGMLGNYLTTKQTAGKGVLCNEVLLAEKLNLVRERYLSFMLDRTSGGIVAIATRHGGGNVEEIAEKDPAAVLKLQVCPLKGLTDEDVSRLVAHLDFSDASQAADFVRRLYAAFLKLDATLLEINPAAETDEGRVLACDSKISVDDNAKYRQQEVFAAGCEARTREESEAEKADLNYISLDGNVACIVNGAGLAMATLDLIQFHGGSAANFLDVGGNSTSETLSKALDIVNSDANAKVLLVNIVGGIVHCDKFATSFIEASRRLVRQLPVVIRLQGTNADVAKKLLNEANIPHLFCTDFDSACKSAVEMANS
- a CDS encoding 60S ribosomal protein L14, with amino-acid sequence MPLFKKFVEPGRLCLLTYGPNSGKLVFVVDVVTPSRILVDGADVTGVKRQQVPKTWLKLTDVKVDLQRGAKTKTVSKVAKAEKALELFDKTSLGKKLRVVEKKKNLNDFQRFKLMVAQRQRRKLLKL